A stretch of Corallococcus macrosporus DNA encodes these proteins:
- a CDS encoding RtcB family protein, which translates to MQPNLNRLLRALAREGLDVTYDGRVYTVRLQTHPHAPPAEVLLPPDLPVEGKALQQLAALAALHHPNGGRVKQVRATPDFHPGDSGVAIGSVVHTEGLVVPGAVGTDINCGMRLHVADIPVDAFLARRDAFVERMKGHCFFGTRDVPQGSRALEALLRDGLPGWLQETVEQPLGMAARVDLGQLDRESGRVHLGGALEGDPAWAPTGLRREGVVRDPGLATIGGGNHFVEVQRVEAVVDRARAWAWGVREGQLAFMVHSGSRDMGKHVGRAWQERARAAWPPGAAHPGSGIFPLADPVKVREYLKAEATAANYAFLNRLLLAELVRQTLRELFGDVEAPLVYDVPHNITLPWEGGWLARKGACPAEEDQPVIIPGSMGATSYLMRGLGNAKALASASHGAGRAHSRFSLSRGGAKHREEDLGLTGVDCIALRAERRIEEAPAAYKPIGPVIDSQVEADIVREVARLKPLMTFKA; encoded by the coding sequence ATGCAGCCGAACCTGAACCGGCTCCTGCGGGCACTCGCCCGCGAGGGGCTCGACGTCACCTACGACGGACGTGTGTACACCGTCCGCCTCCAGACCCATCCCCATGCTCCGCCCGCCGAGGTCCTGCTTCCGCCGGACCTGCCGGTGGAGGGCAAGGCGCTCCAACAACTCGCGGCGCTCGCCGCGCTTCACCATCCCAACGGCGGCCGCGTGAAGCAGGTGCGCGCGACGCCAGACTTCCATCCGGGCGACTCCGGGGTGGCCATCGGGTCGGTGGTCCACACGGAAGGCCTGGTGGTGCCCGGCGCCGTGGGCACGGACATCAACTGCGGCATGCGCCTGCACGTCGCGGACATCCCCGTGGACGCCTTCCTCGCCCGCCGCGACGCCTTCGTCGAGCGGATGAAGGGGCACTGCTTCTTCGGCACGCGCGACGTCCCCCAGGGCTCGCGCGCGCTGGAGGCGCTGCTGCGCGACGGCCTGCCCGGCTGGCTCCAGGAGACGGTGGAGCAGCCGCTGGGCATGGCGGCCCGGGTGGACCTGGGCCAGTTGGACCGCGAGTCCGGGCGCGTCCACCTGGGAGGCGCGCTGGAGGGCGACCCGGCCTGGGCGCCCACGGGGCTGCGGCGCGAGGGCGTGGTGCGGGACCCGGGGCTGGCCACCATTGGCGGCGGCAACCACTTCGTGGAGGTGCAGCGCGTGGAGGCCGTGGTGGACCGCGCGCGGGCCTGGGCATGGGGCGTGCGAGAGGGCCAGCTCGCCTTCATGGTGCACTCCGGCTCGCGGGACATGGGCAAGCACGTGGGGAGAGCGTGGCAGGAGCGGGCGCGGGCCGCGTGGCCCCCGGGGGCGGCGCACCCGGGGAGCGGCATCTTCCCGCTCGCGGATCCCGTGAAGGTGCGCGAGTACCTGAAAGCGGAGGCCACGGCGGCCAACTACGCCTTCCTCAACCGGCTGCTGCTCGCGGAGCTGGTGCGGCAGACGCTGCGGGAGCTGTTCGGGGACGTGGAGGCGCCGCTCGTCTACGACGTGCCCCACAACATCACCCTGCCCTGGGAAGGCGGCTGGCTGGCGCGCAAGGGCGCCTGCCCGGCCGAGGAGGACCAGCCGGTCATCATCCCCGGCTCCATGGGCGCGACGTCCTACCTGATGCGGGGGCTGGGCAACGCGAAGGCGCTGGCGTCGGCCTCGCACGGGGCGGGCCGGGCGCACTCGCGCTTCTCCCTGTCGCGCGGCGGCGCGAAGCACCGTGAGGAGGACCTGGGCCTCACGGGGGTGGACTGCATCGCGCTGCGGGCCGAGCGCCGCATCGAGGAGGCCCCCGCCGCCTACAAGCCCATTGGCCCGGTCATCGACTCGCAGGTGGAAGCGGACATCGTGCGGGAGGTGGCCCGGCTCAAGCCGCTGATGACGTTCAAGGCCTGA
- a CDS encoding DUF1993 domain-containing protein: MKKQLGQLGKWLEAGAAHAKAKSFDPNLYLGFRLAPDQLPFVKQVQIACDAAKLGASRLTGKPAPSHADTEQTLEELGARVRSTIEYLDTLTAKDFEGAATRVITNPRWEGKVMSGADNFQEHIIPNFYFHLTHTYALLRHNGVNLGKADYLGTLSLRAP, translated from the coding sequence ATGAAGAAGCAGCTCGGGCAGTTGGGCAAGTGGCTGGAGGCGGGCGCTGCCCATGCCAAGGCGAAGTCCTTCGACCCCAACCTCTACCTGGGCTTCCGGCTGGCGCCGGATCAGCTCCCGTTCGTCAAGCAGGTGCAGATCGCCTGTGACGCCGCGAAGCTGGGGGCCTCGCGGCTGACCGGCAAGCCCGCGCCGTCGCACGCGGACACGGAGCAGACGCTGGAGGAGCTCGGCGCCCGCGTCCGGTCCACCATCGAGTACCTGGACACGCTCACGGCGAAGGACTTCGAGGGCGCGGCCACCCGCGTCATCACCAATCCCCGGTGGGAGGGCAAGGTGATGAGCGGCGCGGACAACTTCCAGGAGCACATCATCCCGAACTTCTACTTCCACCTCACCCACACGTACGCGCTGCTGCGGCACAACGGCGTCAACCTGGGCAAGGCGGACTACCTGGGGACGCTGAGCCTTCGCGCGCCGTGA
- a CDS encoding 2,3-oxidosqualene cyclase, whose amino-acid sequence MLRHARDVLARTQEADGSWKGDYSGPLFLAPVYVAGLYVMGRSPDARVRDGLIAYMRARQNADGGWGLDVESPSLVFTTVLNYVAQRLLGVGAEDADLLRARAWFLPRGGPRGSASWGKFVLALLGLYDYAGLAPVPPELWLLPRALPFHPSRLWCHCRMVYLPMGWLYGRRVRARETPLLAELRRELYPQPYADVDWKAARGRVAGTDAYTPHGLGLRAVHRVLGWYERFHSKRLRARALDESLALIRGEDTATHAICIGPINKVLDMVVWHVARPDGPEVRAHLERLPDYLQHTREGITFNGYNSSQLWDTAFAVQALVASGEAAGARDTLERAGRFLEAQQVLEDSPDAARHHRHPSRGGWPFSTRAHGWPISDCTAEALKACLLLQPLRLNRVPHERLEQAVAFILSLQNRDGGWATYERQRGPRWLERFNPSDVFASIMVDPSYVECTSACVQALAAWRNAWPEAPVGRAIARGADFLRRQQRADGSWEGSWGVCFSYGTWFGVTGLVAAGASARDPALRKAVTFLGAHQREDGSWSETLQSCRERRWVEGRTGHAVTTSWAVLALVAAGERDSDATRRGVAWLRATQGPHGQWPPEPLAGVFNRTCAIHYDAYLRIFPLWALSLAEATGPGLTAREGSASPGSPPCPG is encoded by the coding sequence ATGCTTCGCCACGCGCGCGACGTGCTGGCCCGGACGCAGGAGGCGGACGGCTCCTGGAAGGGGGACTACAGCGGCCCGCTCTTCCTGGCCCCGGTGTACGTGGCCGGGCTGTACGTGATGGGCCGCTCGCCGGACGCGCGCGTGAGGGACGGGCTCATCGCGTACATGCGCGCGCGCCAGAACGCGGACGGCGGCTGGGGGCTGGACGTGGAGTCGCCCAGCCTCGTCTTCACGACGGTGCTCAACTACGTCGCGCAGCGGCTGCTGGGCGTCGGCGCGGAGGACGCGGACCTGCTCCGCGCGCGGGCGTGGTTCCTTCCCCGGGGCGGCCCGCGGGGCAGCGCGTCCTGGGGGAAGTTCGTCCTCGCCCTGCTGGGGCTCTACGACTACGCGGGCCTGGCGCCCGTGCCGCCGGAGCTCTGGCTGCTGCCGCGAGCGCTGCCGTTCCATCCGTCGCGGCTCTGGTGTCACTGCCGCATGGTGTACCTGCCCATGGGCTGGCTCTATGGCCGCCGGGTCCGCGCCAGGGAAACGCCGCTGCTGGCCGAGCTGCGGCGCGAGCTGTATCCCCAGCCCTACGCGGACGTGGACTGGAAGGCGGCGCGCGGCCGGGTGGCCGGGACGGATGCGTACACGCCCCACGGCCTGGGGCTGCGCGCCGTGCACCGGGTGCTGGGGTGGTATGAGCGCTTCCACTCGAAGCGGCTGCGGGCCCGCGCGCTGGACGAGTCCCTGGCGTTGATTCGCGGGGAGGACACGGCGACGCACGCCATCTGCATCGGGCCCATCAACAAGGTCCTCGACATGGTGGTGTGGCACGTGGCGCGGCCGGACGGCCCCGAGGTGCGCGCCCACCTGGAGCGCCTGCCGGACTACCTCCAACACACCCGGGAAGGCATCACGTTCAACGGCTACAACTCCTCGCAGCTCTGGGACACCGCCTTCGCGGTGCAGGCGCTGGTGGCGTCCGGCGAGGCGGCTGGAGCGCGGGACACGCTGGAGCGCGCGGGCCGCTTCCTGGAAGCGCAGCAGGTGCTGGAGGATTCGCCAGACGCCGCGCGCCACCACCGGCACCCGAGCCGGGGAGGGTGGCCCTTCAGCACGCGCGCGCACGGCTGGCCCATCAGCGATTGCACGGCGGAGGCACTGAAGGCGTGTCTGTTGTTGCAGCCGCTCAGGCTCAACCGCGTGCCGCACGAGCGCCTGGAGCAGGCGGTGGCATTCATCCTGTCCTTGCAGAACCGGGACGGAGGCTGGGCCACCTACGAGCGGCAGCGGGGCCCGCGCTGGCTGGAGCGGTTCAATCCCTCGGACGTGTTCGCCAGCATCATGGTGGACCCCAGCTACGTGGAGTGCACGTCGGCCTGCGTGCAGGCGCTGGCCGCGTGGCGGAACGCGTGGCCGGAGGCGCCAGTGGGACGGGCCATCGCGCGGGGCGCGGACTTCCTGCGCCGCCAGCAGCGTGCGGACGGAAGCTGGGAGGGTTCGTGGGGCGTGTGCTTCAGCTATGGCACCTGGTTCGGCGTTACCGGACTGGTGGCCGCGGGCGCGAGTGCCAGGGACCCCGCGCTGCGCAAGGCGGTCACGTTCCTCGGGGCCCACCAGCGCGAGGACGGCTCCTGGAGTGAGACCCTCCAGTCCTGCCGCGAGCGCCGCTGGGTGGAGGGGCGCACCGGCCACGCGGTGACGACGTCCTGGGCCGTGCTGGCACTGGTGGCGGCGGGCGAGCGGGACAGCGATGCCACACGAAGGGGCGTGGCGTGGCTGCGCGCGACCCAGGGGCCGCACGGCCAGTGGCCCCCGGAGCCCCTGGCCGGCGTGTTCAACCGCACCTGCGCCATCCACTACGACGCCTACCTGCGCATCTTCCCGCTGTGGGCGCTGTCGCTCGCGGAAGCGACAGGCCCAGGCCTCACGGCGCGCGAAGGCTCAGCGTCCCCAGGTAGTCCGCCTTGCCCAGGTTGA
- a CDS encoding squalene/phytoene synthase family protein, whose amino-acid sequence MKEQGASFCRTQLPRVSRTFALNIPLLPEPLDLAVTVAYLLCRIADTLEDESPAPSQSALLDELGALVSLGPGWEAQARSFARRARLALRDEAPAPEAELVLETLTVLETLASLPTWVHPPIARCVRTMTGGMNQMQRMHGGSGQVMGLPDLQATFRYCYYVAGVVGEMLTGLFIASSPRVAWRQEGLTSRAPAFGRALQLTNILKDVREDLDRGSCWLPRDRMAAHGLTPATLALPSLRSRAVALMDELVAVARGELEVALEYSLALPREEPGLRLFCLYPLFFAAATLDALEGNPAVLEPEPVKIRRETVEALMRLTQENVDSDEALRALYAWCSRAPRHGMEARL is encoded by the coding sequence ATGAAAGAGCAGGGAGCGTCATTCTGTCGCACGCAACTGCCCCGGGTTTCCCGGACGTTCGCGCTCAACATCCCGTTGCTGCCCGAGCCCCTGGACCTCGCGGTCACGGTGGCCTACCTGCTGTGCCGCATCGCGGACACGCTGGAGGACGAGTCCCCCGCGCCATCCCAATCCGCGCTGCTCGACGAGCTGGGCGCCCTGGTGTCATTGGGGCCGGGCTGGGAGGCCCAGGCCCGTTCCTTCGCGCGGAGGGCGCGGCTCGCCCTGCGGGACGAGGCGCCCGCCCCGGAGGCCGAGCTGGTGCTGGAGACCCTGACGGTGCTCGAGACCCTGGCCTCGCTTCCCACCTGGGTCCACCCGCCCATCGCCCGGTGCGTGCGCACGATGACCGGCGGGATGAACCAGATGCAGCGGATGCACGGCGGGAGCGGGCAGGTGATGGGGCTGCCCGACCTCCAGGCGACGTTCAGGTATTGCTATTACGTGGCCGGCGTCGTGGGCGAGATGCTGACCGGGCTCTTCATCGCCAGCTCACCCCGGGTGGCCTGGCGCCAGGAGGGCCTGACGTCGCGGGCGCCTGCCTTTGGCCGCGCCCTGCAGCTCACCAACATCCTGAAGGACGTGCGCGAGGACCTGGACCGGGGCAGTTGCTGGCTGCCCAGGGACCGCATGGCCGCGCATGGCCTCACGCCCGCCACGCTGGCCCTGCCGTCCCTGCGCTCGCGGGCGGTGGCGCTGATGGACGAGCTGGTGGCGGTGGCGCGCGGTGAGCTGGAGGTCGCGCTCGAATACTCCCTGGCCCTTCCGCGCGAGGAGCCCGGCCTGCGGCTGTTCTGCCTCTACCCGCTCTTCTTCGCGGCCGCGACGCTGGACGCGCTGGAGGGCAACCCCGCGGTGCTCGAACCGGAGCCGGTGAAGATCCGCCGGGAGACGGTGGAGGCGCTGATGCGGCTCACGCAGGAGAACGTCGACTCGGATGAGGCGCTGCGGGCGCTCTACGCCTGGTGCTCGCGAGCGCCCCGGCACGGCATGGAGGCCCGGCTCTGA
- a CDS encoding FAD-dependent monooxygenase has protein sequence MVSGNPSGGHVEDAEVVIAGGGPAGCTVAAALVELGLSVLLLDAGVDRHKQLAGELLHPAGIRDLRALGFGDVVEGWKAQPVRGFAVRFHAPARTLVLPYGRGATGLSLEHATLTEPLLEAVSRRRGVTVRTRARVTAVEHNGEHGVRLRYTHAGAEHTVRARLLVAADGRASPVRRMLGIAEHHTRLSTMLGVTVDSACLTHPDHGHQFVGGAVHALAYGIQPGVARVMVDLPLGSTVQTLRDRPELLLALPSSLRHAVWRALEQRPAVRMASNDDWLAETVWMGSAVLVGDAAACCHPLTASGMASCFHDARALQESLERHPGHIARALEHYAHARRPAQRTRVALASALYSAFAGQDEGMRALRMGLLHYWEHSPRGARASMALLSSEEPRMRVMAREYLRVIAHAFAAMLSPSGPGGSLRSAGPLLRSAGPPLRGTVASAVEQVGSWLHRRVRRPVYTLARAGWVSPRRAFASNRYPRPRQSTCRDSRADSATPAPSSGRTAGTQ, from the coding sequence ATGGTGTCTGGGAACCCGAGCGGAGGCCACGTGGAGGACGCCGAGGTGGTGATAGCCGGAGGTGGGCCCGCGGGCTGCACGGTGGCGGCGGCGCTCGTCGAGCTGGGGTTGTCCGTCCTGCTGCTGGACGCGGGCGTGGACCGGCACAAACAGCTCGCGGGCGAGCTCCTGCACCCCGCCGGCATCCGGGACCTGCGCGCGCTGGGCTTCGGGGACGTCGTGGAGGGCTGGAAGGCCCAGCCCGTGCGCGGCTTCGCGGTGCGCTTCCATGCCCCTGCCCGCACCCTCGTCCTGCCCTACGGCCGGGGTGCCACGGGGCTGTCGCTGGAGCACGCCACGCTCACGGAGCCCCTGCTGGAGGCGGTGTCGCGGCGGCGCGGCGTCACCGTGCGCACCCGGGCCCGCGTGACGGCGGTGGAGCACAACGGCGAGCACGGCGTGCGCCTGCGCTACACGCACGCGGGCGCCGAGCACACCGTGCGCGCCCGGCTGCTCGTGGCCGCGGACGGACGCGCGTCGCCGGTGCGGCGGATGCTGGGCATCGCCGAGCACCACACGCGCCTGTCCACCATGCTGGGAGTGACGGTGGACAGCGCCTGCCTGACCCACCCGGACCACGGCCACCAGTTCGTGGGCGGCGCCGTGCACGCGCTGGCCTACGGCATCCAGCCCGGCGTGGCGCGCGTGATGGTGGACCTGCCCCTGGGCAGCACCGTCCAGACGCTGCGGGACAGGCCGGAGCTGCTGCTCGCCCTGCCCTCCAGTCTGAGGCACGCCGTCTGGCGGGCGCTGGAGCAACGGCCCGCCGTGCGCATGGCGTCCAACGACGACTGGCTGGCGGAGACCGTCTGGATGGGCAGCGCCGTGCTCGTCGGCGACGCCGCGGCGTGCTGCCACCCGCTCACCGCGAGCGGCATGGCGTCCTGCTTCCACGACGCCCGCGCCCTCCAGGAATCGCTGGAGCGCCACCCGGGCCACATCGCCCGCGCGCTGGAGCACTACGCGCACGCGCGGCGTCCCGCCCAGCGCACGCGCGTCGCGCTCGCGTCCGCGCTCTACAGCGCCTTCGCCGGACAGGACGAGGGCATGCGGGCCCTGCGCATGGGCCTGTTGCACTACTGGGAGCACAGCCCTCGCGGCGCGCGGGCCTCCATGGCGCTGCTCTCCTCCGAGGAGCCCCGCATGCGGGTGATGGCCCGCGAGTACCTGCGCGTCATCGCGCATGCCTTCGCCGCGATGCTCTCGCCCAGCGGCCCCGGAGGCAGCCTCCGGTCCGCCGGGCCTCTGTTGCGCTCGGCCGGGCCGCCCCTGCGGGGCACGGTGGCGAGCGCGGTGGAACAGGTGGGGAGCTGGCTGCATCGTCGCGTCCGCCGTCCCGTCTACACGCTGGCCCGCGCCGGCTGGGTTTCACCGAGGCGCGCCTTCGCGTCCAACCGGTACCCCCGGCCGCGCCAGTCCACCTGCCGCGACAGCCGCGCGGACAGCGCCACGCCGGCCCCCAGCAGCGGAAGGACCGCCGGCACCCAGTAG
- a CDS encoding MMPL family transporter, giving the protein MGTRGDDSSAGGAPSLFARLAVGVFRHRGRVLVGTLLLLGAAVWALLRGGHLTTGTIEGIEAARAESLARGAAAGSNDQTLAVIFHHDAWATEDPRFAQAVTSALSRVQRLPEVASVVSPIGAPEAFRARFVAPTGHDLLALVRLKGGEREATAAFPAVRAALDDSGLQTTLTGKVAFLAALNELLEHDLLRAELLSFPLALLVLLWVFRTVVAAMLPLVVGGLAVLCGVAGVLLLSHVTNMAQYTLNVVSLIGLGVAIDYSLFIVSRFRAELAHGLSTEQALTRTLDTAGRAVAFSGLAVTVGLGGLLFFRGSYLSAMGLGGALVVAFAVLFALTVLPALLAWLGPRVDRGRLPFARAEGRGGGWHALATWVMRHPWWVLLPTLALLLAMGLPFRRLQLAATDITALPEGTEARRGAETLARLFPREAATRVLVAVEFPGGTPLTPERAGALHDASRRIAALPGVLGVESAVTLVPGMDRATVQRMAAAPPQFLPPELQAARAAYVTGNVAVMQVLTSSAPSSVEARNLVRALREDRAVGDGRWQVGGQTATDVDAAAFVKQHTPAAVGFVMGMTCIVLFVLLRSVVLPLKALLMNLLSLCGSFGALVFIFQEGHLHRLLRFEPGPIEPSLPILLFCALFGLSMDYEVLLLSRIREEWLRTGDNTHAVAEGLERTGGLITSAAAIMVAVFAAFTLASVVVVKAMGLGMAIAVALDATLVRVLIVPAMMRLMGDFNWWGPGHWRRSHARAPGPRGTEVRP; this is encoded by the coding sequence ATGGGGACACGGGGGGACGACTCATCAGCGGGGGGCGCGCCGTCCCTGTTCGCCCGGCTGGCGGTGGGCGTGTTCCGGCACCGGGGCCGGGTGCTGGTGGGCACGCTCCTGCTCCTCGGCGCGGCGGTGTGGGCGCTGCTCCGGGGCGGGCACCTCACCACCGGGACCATCGAGGGCATCGAAGCCGCGCGGGCCGAGTCGCTCGCGCGGGGCGCCGCCGCCGGGTCCAACGACCAGACCCTGGCGGTCATCTTCCACCACGACGCCTGGGCGACGGAGGATCCGCGCTTCGCCCAGGCGGTGACGTCCGCGCTGTCGCGCGTGCAGCGGCTGCCGGAGGTCGCGTCGGTGGTGTCACCCATCGGGGCGCCCGAGGCCTTCCGGGCCCGCTTCGTGGCGCCGACGGGCCACGACCTGCTGGCGCTGGTGCGGCTCAAGGGCGGCGAGCGCGAGGCCACCGCCGCGTTCCCCGCCGTGCGCGCGGCGCTGGATGACTCGGGCCTCCAGACGACGCTCACCGGCAAGGTGGCCTTCCTGGCCGCGCTCAACGAACTGCTGGAGCACGACCTGCTGCGCGCGGAGTTGCTGTCGTTCCCGCTGGCGCTGCTCGTGTTGCTGTGGGTGTTCCGCACGGTGGTCGCGGCCATGCTGCCCCTGGTGGTGGGCGGGCTGGCGGTGCTCTGCGGCGTGGCGGGCGTGCTGCTGTTGTCGCACGTCACGAACATGGCCCAGTACACGCTCAACGTGGTGTCGCTCATCGGGCTGGGCGTGGCCATCGACTACTCGCTCTTCATCGTGAGCCGCTTCCGCGCGGAGCTTGCCCACGGGCTCTCCACGGAGCAGGCGCTGACGCGCACCCTGGACACCGCCGGGCGCGCGGTGGCGTTCTCCGGACTGGCGGTCACGGTGGGGCTGGGAGGCCTGCTGTTCTTCCGGGGCTCGTACCTGAGCGCCATGGGGCTGGGGGGCGCCCTGGTGGTGGCCTTCGCGGTCCTCTTCGCGCTCACCGTGCTGCCCGCGCTCCTGGCCTGGCTGGGGCCTCGCGTGGACCGGGGGCGGCTGCCCTTCGCGCGCGCGGAGGGGCGCGGCGGGGGCTGGCACGCGCTGGCCACCTGGGTGATGCGGCATCCCTGGTGGGTGCTCTTGCCGACGCTGGCGCTGCTGCTGGCCATGGGGCTGCCGTTCCGGCGTCTGCAATTGGCGGCCACGGACATCACGGCGCTGCCCGAGGGCACCGAGGCCCGCCGGGGCGCGGAGACCCTGGCCCGCCTGTTTCCCCGCGAGGCCGCCACCCGCGTGCTGGTGGCCGTGGAGTTCCCGGGCGGCACACCCCTCACGCCGGAGCGCGCGGGCGCGCTTCATGACGCCAGCCGGAGGATCGCCGCGCTGCCCGGGGTGCTCGGCGTGGAGAGCGCGGTGACCCTGGTCCCCGGCATGGACCGGGCGACCGTTCAACGGATGGCCGCCGCTCCGCCCCAGTTCCTTCCGCCGGAGCTCCAGGCCGCGCGCGCCGCGTACGTCACCGGCAACGTCGCGGTGATGCAGGTGCTGACGTCCTCGGCGCCCAGCAGCGTCGAGGCCCGGAACCTGGTGCGCGCGCTGCGCGAGGACCGCGCGGTGGGGGACGGCCGGTGGCAGGTGGGCGGGCAGACCGCGACGGACGTGGACGCGGCGGCCTTCGTGAAGCAGCACACGCCCGCGGCCGTGGGGTTCGTGATGGGGATGACGTGCATCGTCCTCTTCGTGCTCCTGCGCTCGGTGGTGCTGCCGTTGAAGGCGCTCCTGATGAACCTGCTGTCGCTGTGCGGTTCGTTCGGGGCCCTGGTGTTCATCTTCCAGGAAGGCCACCTGCACCGGCTGCTGCGCTTCGAGCCCGGGCCCATCGAACCGTCGCTGCCCATCCTGCTGTTCTGCGCGCTGTTCGGCCTGTCCATGGACTACGAGGTGCTGCTGCTCAGCCGCATCCGCGAGGAGTGGCTGCGCACGGGCGACAACACCCACGCGGTGGCCGAAGGCCTGGAGCGCACCGGCGGCCTCATCACCAGCGCGGCGGCCATCATGGTGGCGGTGTTCGCGGCCTTCACGCTGGCGTCGGTGGTGGTGGTGAAGGCGATGGGGCTGGGCATGGCCATCGCGGTCGCGCTGGATGCGACGCTGGTCCGGGTGCTCATCGTCCCCGCGATGATGCGGCTGATGGGGGACTTCAACTGGTGGGGGCCGGGCCACTGGCGGCGCTCGCACGCGCGGGCGCCAGGGCCTCGCGGCACGGAGGTGCGGCCATGA
- a CDS encoding sigma-70 family RNA polymerase sigma factor: protein MDSQARGALGQAAREHERFLWGLCYRMTGVAADADDLVQEVYARALATPPERLDTLRPWLTRVAVNLARDHLRRRRREGYIGPWLPSPVETGDEEVPPSAEARLPGGGSTEGRYELLESVSFAFLLALEALSPKQRAVLLLRDVFDYSVLEVAEALRMSEANVKVVHHRARAAMASYDQSRCVPTRELQARTRAALEAFLAAMMTGDVAAAEALLTSDARALSDGGGKVRAALVPIVGAPRVVLVVRRLMEMRGAPVAWEARMLNGLPAFVAVYPPAKDPLMALHTVIRVDVDAHGRIHALHSVLEERKLAGVRMPVPE, encoded by the coding sequence ATGGATTCACAGGCGCGAGGGGCACTGGGACAGGCCGCACGCGAGCATGAGCGCTTCCTCTGGGGGCTCTGCTACCGGATGACCGGTGTGGCGGCGGACGCGGATGACCTGGTGCAGGAGGTCTATGCTCGCGCGCTCGCGACTCCCCCGGAGCGCCTGGACACCCTGCGGCCCTGGCTGACCCGCGTGGCGGTGAACCTGGCCCGTGACCACCTGCGGCGGCGACGGCGCGAGGGCTACATCGGACCCTGGCTGCCTTCGCCCGTGGAGACCGGCGACGAGGAGGTCCCTCCCTCGGCGGAGGCACGGCTTCCCGGTGGCGGCTCGACGGAGGGGCGCTATGAGTTGCTGGAGAGCGTCTCCTTCGCCTTCCTGCTGGCGCTGGAGGCCCTGTCGCCCAAGCAGCGGGCCGTGCTGCTGCTGCGGGATGTCTTTGACTACTCGGTGCTGGAAGTGGCCGAGGCGCTTCGCATGAGCGAAGCGAACGTGAAGGTGGTGCACCACCGCGCACGTGCGGCGATGGCCTCGTATGACCAGTCCCGCTGCGTGCCCACGCGCGAGCTGCAGGCCCGCACCCGGGCCGCGTTGGAGGCGTTCCTCGCGGCGATGATGACGGGCGACGTCGCCGCCGCGGAGGCGTTGCTGACCTCCGATGCTCGTGCCCTTTCGGACGGAGGCGGCAAGGTGCGTGCGGCCCTGGTGCCCATCGTGGGGGCACCGCGCGTCGTCCTCGTCGTCCGCCGCTTGATGGAGATGCGTGGCGCTCCGGTGGCGTGGGAGGCCCGGATGCTCAACGGACTGCCCGCCTTCGTCGCCGTGTACCCTCCGGCGAAGGACCCGCTCATGGCCCTGCACACCGTGATTCGCGTGGACGTGGACGCGCACGGACGCATCCATGCGCTGCACTCCGTGCTGGAGGAGCGGAAGCTCGCGGGCGTGCGCATGCCCGTGCCGGAGTGA